The proteins below are encoded in one region of Qingshengfaniella alkalisoli:
- a CDS encoding TRAP transporter large permease, with protein MTDPQVALFMLGIFIFTVFLGFPIAFTLMAMGIGFGYYAYFDARRMWREFDRLEETASWWDSTSTWIEGLFNNRIFDLFINQTFTVMSNEVLTAVPLFLFMGYIVERANIVDRLFSTLNVASKNLPGSMGVAALITCALFATATGIVGAVVTLMGLLALPAMLKARYDNSFASGIICAGGTLGILIPPSIMLIVYAAASNVSIVRLYAAALLPGFTLVGLYLIYVVGRSILQPSVAPRPTDDEVPDVPFGRLLFMIFTSFVPLAFLIFAVLGSILFGLATPTEAASIGALGGILLAFAYRAMTWQRMRESVYLTVRTTAMVCWLFVGSYTFSSVFSYLGGEHLISEFVQGLDMSPIMFLLLAQLIIFLLGWPLEWSEIIIIFVPIFLPLLPLFEIDPLFFGILVALNLQTSFLTPPMAMSAYYLKGIAPPEVRLTQIFAGCMPFLFCVFISMALMYIFPQIVFYLPEQFYGQ; from the coding sequence ATGACGGACCCGCAGGTCGCCCTGTTCATGCTGGGCATATTCATTTTCACAGTCTTTCTGGGCTTCCCGATTGCCTTCACCCTGATGGCGATGGGTATCGGCTTTGGCTACTACGCCTATTTCGATGCCCGCCGCATGTGGCGAGAATTCGATCGGCTGGAAGAGACGGCAAGTTGGTGGGACAGCACGAGCACTTGGATCGAAGGACTTTTCAACAATCGCATTTTCGATCTGTTCATCAACCAGACCTTCACAGTGATGTCGAACGAGGTGCTTACGGCTGTCCCGTTGTTCCTGTTCATGGGTTATATAGTCGAGCGCGCAAACATCGTGGACCGGCTGTTTTCCACACTCAACGTGGCCTCGAAAAACCTCCCGGGGTCAATGGGTGTTGCGGCTCTTATCACCTGTGCGCTGTTTGCGACGGCAACGGGGATTGTCGGTGCAGTCGTTACACTGATGGGGTTGCTCGCCCTGCCCGCCATGCTGAAAGCGCGCTACGACAATTCCTTCGCCTCGGGCATAATCTGCGCGGGCGGCACATTAGGCATTTTGATCCCACCGTCGATCATGCTCATTGTTTACGCCGCCGCGTCTAACGTCTCGATTGTCCGTCTCTATGCAGCCGCACTTCTGCCGGGCTTCACGCTGGTCGGGCTCTACCTGATCTACGTCGTCGGACGCTCGATACTGCAACCCTCAGTCGCCCCTCGCCCAACGGATGACGAAGTGCCGGATGTACCGTTTGGTCGGTTGCTGTTCATGATCTTCACCTCTTTCGTGCCACTTGCCTTCCTGATCTTCGCGGTGCTTGGCTCGATCCTGTTCGGACTGGCCACACCGACTGAAGCCGCGTCCATCGGTGCCTTGGGGGGCATTCTGCTGGCCTTCGCATATCGCGCAATGACGTGGCAAAGGATGCGTGAAAGCGTGTATCTGACAGTGCGAACAACAGCGATGGTCTGCTGGCTGTTCGTCGGATCCTACACCTTCTCCTCGGTGTTTTCATATCTTGGCGGCGAACATCTGATTTCGGAGTTCGTGCAAGGATTGGACATGTCGCCGATCATGTTCCTGCTGCTAGCACAGCTGATCATCTTCCTGTTGGGATGGCCGCTCGAATGGTCGGAAATCATTATCATCTTCGTACCGATCTTCCTGCCACTCCTACCACTATTCGAGATTGATCCGCTGTTCTTCGGCATCCTCGTTGCGCTGAACCTGCAAACCAGCTTCCTGACGCCACCCATGGCGATGTCTGCCTATTACCTGAAGGGTATCGCTCCTCCCGAGGTCCGTCTGACCCAAATCTTCGCGGGCTGTATGCCCTTCCTGTTCTGCGTGTTCATCTCGATGGCGCTTATGTATATCTTCCCACAGATCGTCTTCTACCTGCCGGAGCAGTTCTATGGGCAGTGA